The sequence TGTTGCCTGTTGAAGAAAAATGAATACAAATACaaagttgaagaaaaaaaaagtgtaaatgcctggtctcccgtgacagtgacagtgagtgcAACCCCTGCTTTACGTAATTATTGTATCCAGCATTAAACAAGGTACACCATGTTATTTTCTTATTGTATATCACTCCACTGAATACCACCAGAAGACGTCATTCACTCATACTAGACTCGATCACTTGTGACACGCCAGTACGTAGAGTATAGTATATCTGCCCGATATCTTTTATTGGGAAGAGCagacatttttaaataaaaaacccttattttaaattgtattttttattccctaTGGTCTCCACAAAGAATAAATATTTTACAGGCAAGTTCAACATGTTAAAACCTAATTGATGATACAGTAGATCCTATTTTTGTAGTTatagtgatccagaggaaggcaaacaaagacTCAGTGCCACATTTGCCAATTACAGTATGTTTCATTTGGAAACATTCCATCTTAACTCAAGTAATGGAAATTATATGCAATTCTTCCTTTGTTCAACTTATTTGATAGAACCATTAAAGATGTCAAACCTTTTATCATTTATAATGTGCCAACATAGTCCGCAGCGCagatatctcctgtatctgcaaATCCTTCCCCGCGGGTATCCAATGCCACATCTCCACACCCTTACCTGTTACTTATGTACATCGCCAATGTTTTGTGCATGCTGCTTCAATGCCATGATGCTGGAATTCTAACAGTTCACATGTAACACCAATCTTGTGATGTATCACATGCAAATCTCATGAGATCATAACACTCAGATGTGGAGCTTCTGGAGTCCTACATAGAAGTTAGAAGTAGAAAAATATTGTTATAAGTTATTACGTCATAAAATATTGTTTTGCTTAGATCTTTTGTTCATCTTACAAAAAGTCACTGTAGTCTACAAAACACTGGCATTTTTACGCAGAATCAAAATGGTATTTTTCATTATAAAAGCTCTTTTGTGACTGATCTTAGGAAATGGGAGTATTGTTTAGTTAGACAGCATGTTTTGTTCGAGATAAAGATCATAAACCCAATGTCCTGTATAAATCCATGATAGAGCCTGTGTATTTCAGAACACTAAACCCAGAATACTTTGTTACATCAACCTCCATGCAATGCCAATCAGAACCACGTAAGAAGCACAATACAAAAACATACTCCTGTTTAATTTATAATCACTTAACTGTTTATTCTCAGTAAAGTaatagtacaaaaaaaaaaaagcaaaatccTAGGATGGTAGGTACAAAACATGGAAATGTTCTTCTCAAGGAGGAAAATGGAGCTATATCAGATGAGATCAGAGAGATTCAGCAATCACAAAGCCTTATccagtgctctgcatagctagCTAGATAGGTCCAATGATCATAGAACCCGACCAGGTTTGCAGAGTACGAGGGAAGGCCAGAAAGACCAGTATTGAAAATAGTGAACACAAAAACCAACAATTAGGTCTACGTACAACTGGATCAGTGATAGCAAATTCATTATACCTGGACATGTCAAACAGAGGCATGTTCAACATTTTGTGCACAAATTCAAGTTACAGCTTGTCCAGCCCAACCCTCTAAGCTTTACTCCTGAAGCTGGAGAAGCATGCAATATTAATGCTCCGCATATTGCACCAAGCTGTATATTCTACATAGCTCTGTATACATACAACATACTCTCAATGATGTCAAGTGTTTTGCATTAAGTTGCAGTAAATGGGATTAAACCAACACATGCCTAGAGTTGATAGGACGAGTTTCAGAAGCACATAGCATTCAGCACTAGCTGTTTATGAACAAGCCTCTAAATATGTATTAGCTTGGGGAAAAGGGGACTATAATTGTGCGGTCTACGCATGGCGGTTCCCTTTTTCCTGTGTCAGACAGCAAAAAAGGTCTCGGCCACTGAAAAGGGAATTTCTGGAAATCTGTAGGACGAGGGAACCAAAGCTGTTTGATAATAActaggacataaaaaaaaatacaaagtaaaaCTAACATTGAAAGGAACGGACACTAGGAATTTCAAAAGCTGCCGCTCACAGTATGAGGACCTCCACCTCCGAATGCATCTTCTGATGTCGGCTCATGTTGGAGCAGTGGCGGAAGGATTTACCACACTCCTTACACTTGTAAGGCTTCTCCCCCGTATGCACCCTGTGGTGCTTCTTAAGTTCGGAGCTGAGGATGAAGCTTTTCCTGCACACATCACAAGTAAATGGCCTCTCTCCTGTGTGGGTCCGCCTGTGCCTTATGATTTGGGACCTCTGGCTAAAGCTCTTCCCACACTCTGTGCATGTGAAGGGTTTAATCCCAGAGTGAGTTCTTTGGTGTATAACAAGGTCTGAGCTGCGAATAAAGCTGTTTCCACACTCAACACATATAAAGGGTTTCTCCCCGGTGTGGGTTCGGTAGTGCACCATTAGGTCCGCACTCTGGCTGAAGCGCCTCCCACACTCTAAGCAGGcataaggtttctcccctgtatggaTTCTCTCATGATTCTTCAGACCAGAGTTCTGACTGAACTGCTTCCCACAGTAAAGACAAGTATACGGCTTCTCTCCGGTGTGGATTCTCTCATGCTTCCTAAGGACGGAGCTTCTCCCAAAATGTTTCCCACAGAACATGCACCCatatggtttctcccctgtgtgtgttctctggtGGACAATAAGATTGGACTTTCCAATAAAGGTCTTCCCACACTCTATGCATATAAACTCTCGCCCTGCTTTCTTCAGGTCTACAGTAAGG comes from Ascaphus truei isolate aAscTru1 chromosome 4, aAscTru1.hap1, whole genome shotgun sequence and encodes:
- the LOC142492487 gene encoding uncharacterized protein LOC142492487 isoform X7, which produces MEPNECYSSETDSSISQREVTEGDNTSGNPSTAGGGSRGNSEECQTLLYLRESDSDTSQRGTEEMLGHPSTGSEPVHGRQESATEENSAEGAYEADGLLYRPPKRRNRRTRCDPVKMPRSLSVEVPLPGRAFGTLPISSNQRKNLLNSGLLLTGSESEDSPESTMTANSYICIECGQSFTFEVDFLEHLKTHSPVNLEADTEAAAGSHGGESDIKILTVDLKKAGREFICIECGKTFIGKSNLIVHQRTHTGEKPYGCMFCGKHFGRSSVLRKHERIHTGEKPYTCLYCGKQFSQNSGLKNHERIHTGEKPYACLECGRRFSQSADLMVHYRTHTGEKPFICVECGNSFIRSSDLVIHQRTHSGIKPFTCTECGKSFSQRSQIIRHRRTHTGERPFTCDVCRKSFILSSELKKHHRVHTGEKPYKCKECGKSFRHCSNMSRHQKMHSEVEVLIL
- the LOC142492487 gene encoding uncharacterized protein LOC142492487 isoform X10, which produces MSSSEEGPTPLFPPQLVRKEGGGSRGNSEECQTLLYLRESDSDTSQRGTEEMLGHPSTGSEPVHGRQESATEENSAEGAYEADGLLYRPPKRRNRRTRCDPVKMPRSLSVEVPLPGRAFGTLPISSNQRKNLLNSGLLLTGSESEDSPESTMTANSYICIECGQSFTFEVDFLEHLKTHSPVNLEADTEAAAGSHGGESDIKILTVDLKKAGREFICIECGKTFIGKSNLIVHQRTHTGEKPYGCMFCGKHFGRSSVLRKHERIHTGEKPYTCLYCGKQFSQNSGLKNHERIHTGEKPYACLECGRRFSQSADLMVHYRTHTGEKPFICVECGNSFIRSSDLVIHQRTHSGIKPFTCTECGKSFSQRSQIIRHRRTHTGERPFTCDVCRKSFILSSELKKHHRVHTGEKPYKCKECGKSFRHCSNMSRHQKMHSEVEVLIL
- the LOC142492487 gene encoding uncharacterized protein LOC142492487 isoform X11, with the protein product MEPNECYSSETDSSISQREVTEGDNTSGNPSTGSEPVHGRQESATEENSAEGAYEADGLLYRPPKRRNRRTRCDPVKMPRSLSVEVPLPGRAFGTLPISSNQRKNLLNSGLLLTGSESEDSPESTMTANSYICIECGQSFTFEVDFLEHLKTHSPVNLEADTEAAAGSHGGESDIKILTVDLKKAGREFICIECGKTFIGKSNLIVHQRTHTGEKPYGCMFCGKHFGRSSVLRKHERIHTGEKPYTCLYCGKQFSQNSGLKNHERIHTGEKPYACLECGRRFSQSADLMVHYRTHTGEKPFICVECGNSFIRSSDLVIHQRTHSGIKPFTCTECGKSFSQRSQIIRHRRTHTGERPFTCDVCRKSFILSSELKKHHRVHTGEKPYKCKECGKSFRHCSNMSRHQKMHSEVEVLIL
- the LOC142492487 gene encoding uncharacterized protein LOC142492487 isoform X9, translating into MSSSEEGPTPLFPPQLVRKEAGGGSRGNSEECQTLLYLRESDSDTSQRGTEEMLGHPSTGSEPVHGRQESATEENSAEGAYEADGLLYRPPKRRNRRTRCDPVKMPRSLSVEVPLPGRAFGTLPISSNQRKNLLNSGLLLTGSESEDSPESTMTANSYICIECGQSFTFEVDFLEHLKTHSPVNLEADTEAAAGSHGGESDIKILTVDLKKAGREFICIECGKTFIGKSNLIVHQRTHTGEKPYGCMFCGKHFGRSSVLRKHERIHTGEKPYTCLYCGKQFSQNSGLKNHERIHTGEKPYACLECGRRFSQSADLMVHYRTHTGEKPFICVECGNSFIRSSDLVIHQRTHSGIKPFTCTECGKSFSQRSQIIRHRRTHTGERPFTCDVCRKSFILSSELKKHHRVHTGEKPYKCKECGKSFRHCSNMSRHQKMHSEVEVLIL
- the LOC142492487 gene encoding uncharacterized protein LOC142492487 isoform X8 translates to MQREQTQPFHQEPDCATGGEKHSDISPRCLLASPAISVSVWLGAETDSSISQREVTEGDNTSGNPSTGSEPVHGRQESATEENSAEGAYEADGLLYRPPKRRNRRTRCDPVKMPRSLSVEVPLPGRAFGTLPISSNQRKNLLNSGLLLTGSESEDSPESTMTANSYICIECGQSFTFEVDFLEHLKTHSPVNLEADTEAAAGSHGGESDIKILTVDLKKAGREFICIECGKTFIGKSNLIVHQRTHTGEKPYGCMFCGKHFGRSSVLRKHERIHTGEKPYTCLYCGKQFSQNSGLKNHERIHTGEKPYACLECGRRFSQSADLMVHYRTHTGEKPFICVECGNSFIRSSDLVIHQRTHSGIKPFTCTECGKSFSQRSQIIRHRRTHTGERPFTCDVCRKSFILSSELKKHHRVHTGEKPYKCKECGKSFRHCSNMSRHQKMHSEVEVLIL